In a genomic window of Methanogenium sp. S4BF:
- a CDS encoding VWA domain-containing protein — MGVLPGTVSADPITDDDITIDLIINDGNPADLHDENGWLIAGSGVSSVIRVGYTGSIPLDISYVRFVSVEKDIYGDVAGEYATSLPCETVFSASKNRAGNASILVQINYSVDGTEYSYNRKEYQPIDHATPMTMQSIVFESEVSIGEGMDITMVMVDACGNTVNSLYEDATGDGMPETVTFETTRYAGSGLSNVTVSGAQSVRVPVGADGSVNAGFMVGTDAGPKYLIHIVPPEAVDDKWLTITALADAEPYAIRVSVVPDVGTPPSIPADGASKFHLMYTLSDRYGNPSGNQAINFTSKPSGDDFTWRTNSDGQVKFTFGPFDDVATFNISATAVANTSVSINQEIRFASTSPDDMLLTASPQSMPSADVANATGADIYAKVTDECGNGVPDEKVEFSICYVSWDGAHVKDPILDPEYALTDEDGIATVHFTPGAFETNVSDVDYYANASESCTVVARWGAPTKKTGSIDLEWKNYPYLRVETEVDRETVEVGEPVNVTVRLIGDGWKLSSKPIDVMLCADRSGSMNESGKMDKLKVALNAFNENMTDDTNRVGMISFGSNATWDLNFTTDRNEVKSAIDKLHADGWTSMRQGLYLALGENIKHGSAGVLQAVILLSDGDYNYYGDPLARGNKHTTDPEGSPFNIYNKLTEDYYWFDGLSEGDDDSNQNLSYYAATKNIPVYSIALGNKLTKGGNDTLKKLAKYTGGTYYYAPTGDQLVGIYTSIAGELKTAAGVNTKMDLNLSNIELNNVSQPNSKSDPILEYEYVEGASTLIKSWIGSEGSPNIGPERTLNQTDGWDTKRCLNFDSTQIGTIQLGQTWQAVFRLIPMKPGNINIFGEGSSIFFNDGADSLNLPKTYITAEPDLNATGINFGRLRVYDLECAEAGSGAVIDTYLTMDWNLNYSGIDTVTQCLYYQNVDDGFWTKFCMFDVAGPLSDIPDPSYTKKLYVGDFPPGEYKLRVHAMAADAADSVVETPAIVIGMGVRNYIRLE; from the coding sequence TTGGGTGTACTTCCGGGCACGGTATCGGCAGATCCAATTACGGATGATGATATCACAATCGATCTCATCATCAATGACGGCAATCCTGCAGATTTGCATGATGAAAACGGGTGGCTTATCGCAGGCAGCGGCGTCTCCTCTGTTATCCGGGTCGGTTATACCGGCAGCATCCCGCTGGATATCAGTTATGTACGGTTTGTCTCGGTTGAAAAGGATATATATGGCGATGTCGCGGGGGAGTATGCGACCAGTCTGCCCTGTGAGACGGTCTTCTCCGCATCGAAGAATCGTGCGGGGAATGCATCGATTCTGGTGCAGATCAATTACTCGGTAGACGGGACGGAGTACAGCTATAACCGGAAGGAGTATCAGCCGATTGACCATGCTACTCCCATGACTATGCAGAGCATCGTGTTTGAGAGTGAAGTCAGTATTGGCGAGGGGATGGACATCACCATGGTGATGGTGGATGCCTGTGGCAATACGGTAAACAGCCTATATGAGGATGCAACCGGTGATGGCATGCCAGAGACCGTAACATTCGAAACCACCCGGTATGCCGGTTCGGGCCTCTCAAATGTCACCGTATCCGGGGCACAATCGGTGCGGGTGCCGGTCGGTGCAGACGGCTCGGTGAATGCCGGATTTATGGTGGGCACCGATGCGGGCCCGAAGTACCTGATACATATCGTGCCGCCTGAAGCCGTGGATGATAAATGGCTGACCATCACCGCTCTTGCGGATGCTGAACCGTATGCGATACGGGTTTCTGTTGTTCCGGATGTGGGCACTCCGCCCTCCATCCCGGCAGATGGTGCATCAAAATTCCACCTGATGTATACTCTGTCTGACCGGTATGGGAATCCGTCCGGAAATCAGGCAATTAACTTCACGAGTAAACCCAGTGGTGATGATTTTACCTGGCGGACGAACAGTGACGGTCAGGTTAAGTTTACCTTCGGTCCTTTTGATGATGTTGCCACATTTAATATCAGTGCTACAGCGGTGGCGAATACCTCTGTTTCTATTAATCAGGAAATCCGTTTCGCAAGCACCTCTCCTGATGATATGCTTCTGACGGCAAGTCCTCAGTCCATGCCGTCTGCTGATGTGGCAAATGCAACGGGTGCGGATATCTATGCGAAGGTAACAGATGAGTGCGGAAATGGCGTCCCGGATGAAAAGGTAGAGTTCAGTATCTGTTATGTTTCATGGGATGGTGCGCATGTGAAGGATCCCATTCTTGACCCTGAATATGCACTTACTGATGAGGATGGGATTGCCACGGTGCACTTTACCCCTGGCGCCTTTGAAACGAATGTGAGTGATGTAGATTACTATGCGAATGCATCGGAGTCCTGTACGGTTGTGGCAAGGTGGGGCGCCCCAACCAAAAAGACGGGATCCATTGATCTCGAATGGAAGAACTATCCCTATCTCCGGGTGGAAACAGAGGTCGACCGGGAAACTGTCGAAGTGGGAGAGCCGGTGAATGTGACCGTTCGTCTGATTGGGGATGGCTGGAAGCTCTCCTCCAAGCCGATTGATGTGATGCTCTGTGCGGACCGATCCGGAAGTATGAACGAATCCGGGAAGATGGATAAACTAAAGGTTGCCCTGAATGCCTTTAATGAAAATATGACAGATGACACGAACAGGGTTGGGATGATCTCGTTTGGGAGCAATGCCACATGGGATCTAAATTTCACAACGGACAGGAATGAGGTGAAAAGCGCAATTGATAAACTTCATGCGGATGGATGGACGTCGATGCGACAAGGACTCTATCTGGCATTAGGGGAAAATATTAAACATGGTAGTGCTGGTGTGCTTCAGGCAGTAATTCTTCTCTCAGATGGGGATTATAACTATTATGGGGATCCCCTTGCCCGCGGAAACAAACATACTACCGATCCGGAAGGTTCTCCCTTTAATATTTATAATAAATTGACTGAAGACTATTACTGGTTTGACGGCCTTTCAGAAGGTGATGACGATAGTAATCAGAATCTGAGCTATTATGCCGCCACTAAAAATATTCCCGTCTATTCAATTGCGCTTGGAAATAAGCTAACGAAAGGGGGAAATGATACCCTCAAGAAACTTGCAAAATATACTGGTGGAACTTACTATTATGCACCAACCGGGGATCAGCTTGTGGGGATTTATACAAGTATCGCCGGTGAACTGAAGACTGCGGCGGGAGTCAACACAAAGATGGACTTGAATCTGTCGAACATTGAGTTAAACAATGTCTCACAGCCGAATAGCAAATCTGATCCGATACTGGAATATGAATATGTGGAAGGCGCATCCACTCTAATAAAGAGCTGGATCGGCTCAGAAGGCTCGCCCAATATTGGACCTGAACGGACGCTTAACCAGACTGACGGCTGGGATACGAAACGATGCCTGAATTTTGATTCAACTCAAATCGGCACCATTCAGCTGGGGCAGACCTGGCAGGCAGTATTCAGGCTGATTCCAATGAAGCCGGGCAATATCAACATTTTCGGTGAAGGATCATCCATTTTCTTCAACGATGGCGCGGATTCTCTGAACCTGCCGAAGACCTACATCACCGCAGAACCTGACCTCAATGCCACCGGCATCAACTTTGGCCGCCTTCGGGTCTATGATCTGGAGTGTGCTGAGGCAGGGAGTGGTGCCGTGATTGATACCTATCTGACGATGGACTGGAACCTGAATTATTCCGGTATCGACACGGTAACCCAGTGTCTGTATTATCAGAATGTAGACGACGGTTTCTGGACCAAATTCTGCATGTTTGATGTGGCCGGGCCATTGAGTGACATTCCCGATCCATCCTATACCAAAAAGCTCTACGTTGGCGACTTCCCGCCGGGTGAGTATAAACTCAGGGTCCATGCCATGGCTGCCGATGCGGCGGACTCAGTCGTTGAGACGCCCGCGATAGTAATTGGCATGGGTGTACGTAACTACATCCGCCTTGAATAA
- a CDS encoding dCTP deaminase: MILSESDIGEKIASGSLVITPYSEESQQPASYDLRSAEEYLLRRGECTLVASLERVELPADVAATLMCRSSFGRRGVLIGGGFVDPGFRGQLTLCLVNTGPEDITLSAGERVVQIIMHEVKAGKREYEGRYQDSNGAVSCR; encoded by the coding sequence ATGATTCTCTCAGAGTCAGATATCGGTGAAAAAATAGCGTCGGGCAGTCTGGTGATTACGCCATACAGCGAAGAATCGCAGCAGCCGGCGTCCTACGACCTGCGCTCCGCAGAAGAGTATCTCCTCCGGCGGGGGGAATGCACCCTTGTTGCCTCCCTCGAACGGGTGGAGCTCCCTGCTGACGTTGCAGCAACTCTCATGTGCCGTTCGTCATTCGGCAGGCGCGGCGTGCTCATCGGCGGCGGGTTCGTGGACCCCGGTTTCCGGGGACAGCTGACGCTCTGCCTCGTAAACACCGGCCCGGAGGATATCACCCTCTCTGCGGGTGAGCGGGTGGTCCAGATCATCATGCATGAAGTAAAAGCAGGAAAAAGGGAGTATGAAGGACGGTACCAGGACAGCAATGGCGCCGTTTCATGCCGGTAA